Proteins encoded by one window of Leptospira stimsonii:
- a CDS encoding YqaA family protein produces MGAEFWETLTRLIPLYGGPGLAIVSFAAATILPFSSEAALVFAIVSGLSIKEAILWASIGNCSACGVNYGLGIWFRSGVETKIEESKLYSYIAHTMQTWGHFVLLLSFLPVVGDPITILSGFFRQRLSYFIPIVFTLRIARYIVLAYGVVNV; encoded by the coding sequence ATGGGAGCTGAGTTTTGGGAAACGTTAACAAGGTTGATTCCTCTTTACGGAGGACCGGGTCTGGCAATTGTTTCTTTCGCGGCCGCGACGATTCTTCCATTCAGTTCGGAAGCCGCCCTCGTATTCGCCATCGTTTCCGGACTTTCAATCAAGGAAGCGATCTTATGGGCATCGATCGGAAACTGTTCCGCCTGCGGGGTCAATTACGGTCTGGGAATTTGGTTTCGCTCCGGGGTGGAAACAAAGATCGAAGAATCCAAACTCTATTCTTACATTGCTCATACAATGCAAACCTGGGGACATTTTGTTCTCTTGCTTTCGTTTCTTCCGGTTGTTGGGGACCCGATTACAATTCTATCCGGCTTTTTTAGACAAAGACTGTCTTATTTTATTCCCATTGTCTTTACTCTCCGTATCGCCCGTTACATAGTTCTCGCTTACGGCGTAGTGAACGTTTGA
- a CDS encoding S-adenosylmethionine decarboxylase — MSLKTRETQKLVTRFSYLRNSLEIQTTDSGETYLYTREPIPAGEVVAVWGGKAVHKNELPGLSGLSTPHRVHQDFYLVSPLHDDGIDSIYLIRQKEDANCGYQGDITLVALRDISAGEEVTFHPAMNSPELALSSGKNADDFRTRFHKHFPTYIQSQIDANEELKVHPAFVDGAWGLLTSIDLESCDPGLIRDADAIKRYVEELCELIEMKRFGETIVVHFGEDERVAGYSMLQLIETSCISAHFANDTNTSYIDIFSCKCYDPKVASEFTRKFFQGGAMRLTVTNRF; from the coding sequence ATGAGTCTGAAAACCAGAGAAACACAAAAATTAGTGACCCGTTTTTCTTATCTCAGAAATTCTCTTGAGATTCAAACCACCGATTCAGGAGAAACGTACCTCTACACGAGAGAACCGATTCCTGCCGGCGAAGTTGTAGCCGTTTGGGGAGGGAAGGCTGTTCATAAGAATGAATTGCCTGGTCTTTCCGGGTTGTCTACTCCGCACAGAGTGCATCAGGATTTTTATCTGGTGTCTCCTCTGCACGACGATGGAATCGATTCTATCTATCTCATTCGTCAAAAAGAAGACGCGAACTGCGGTTACCAAGGTGACATCACTCTGGTAGCTCTCAGAGATATCTCCGCCGGTGAAGAAGTTACCTTCCACCCTGCGATGAATTCTCCGGAGTTGGCTCTTTCTTCCGGAAAGAATGCGGATGATTTTAGAACTCGATTTCATAAACATTTTCCGACTTACATTCAATCTCAGATCGATGCAAACGAAGAATTGAAAGTGCACCCTGCCTTCGTAGACGGCGCTTGGGGACTTTTGACTTCGATCGACTTAGAATCCTGTGACCCTGGTCTCATCCGTGACGCGGACGCGATCAAACGTTATGTGGAAGAACTCTGCGAACTGATCGAAATGAAACGTTTCGGTGAAACCATCGTTGTTCACTTCGGTGAAGACGAAAGAGTCGCCGGATATTCCATGCTTCAATTGATCGAGACTTCTTGTATTTCGGCGCACTTTGCAAATGATACCAATACTTCTTACATTGATATCTTCTCCTGCAAGTGTTACGATCCGAAGGTAGCTTCCGAGTTTACCCGTAAATTTTTCCAGGGCGGCGCGATGAGACTCACCGTAACCAACCGCTTCTAA
- the alr gene encoding alanine racemase, with product MNEIASSWVEISQSSLRTNLNSFRSILKPNSTLTAILKSNAYGHGLETMTKLCIEEGVSRIGVNSIEEAQRVRQIDSTIPILIMGEIQNIAEVKDLLADPNFWIVFSRPETARILSRLNPAPKLHIKVDTGMGRLGTHGETLKDTLGTLRDEKIRIDGICTHFASTEDVLEHKYSLMQIQKFEEATALAESFGFKNLVRHTCASASTMLFPDAHYEMVRVGISLYGLWPSMQTRLSLNLTGNKNFLLSPVLSWKTRIVHVQSHPTNSYIGYGSTFQTSYPTKVAVVPIGYYEGIDRKLSSNGDMLVLGKRARILGRICMNMTMLDVTHIPGAEVGSVVTVIGRDNGETVTADDIADKTNTINYEITTRISESIPRIVVD from the coding sequence ATGAACGAAATAGCTTCTTCCTGGGTTGAAATCTCTCAAAGTTCTCTACGCACCAATCTGAATAGTTTTCGGTCGATTCTAAAACCGAATTCTACCCTTACCGCAATTCTAAAATCAAACGCTTACGGTCACGGCCTGGAAACGATGACCAAACTCTGTATCGAAGAAGGAGTTTCCCGAATCGGTGTCAACTCGATCGAAGAAGCACAACGTGTTCGTCAAATCGATTCGACCATTCCGATCTTGATCATGGGAGAGATTCAAAATATAGCGGAGGTGAAAGACCTTTTAGCCGATCCGAATTTCTGGATCGTCTTTTCCAGACCGGAGACGGCACGAATTCTTTCCCGATTGAACCCGGCTCCAAAACTTCATATCAAAGTGGACACGGGAATGGGAAGACTCGGGACCCACGGAGAAACTCTCAAGGACACGTTAGGAACTCTTCGAGATGAAAAGATCCGAATCGACGGAATTTGCACCCACTTTGCGAGTACGGAAGACGTCTTAGAACATAAGTATTCTCTAATGCAGATCCAGAAGTTCGAGGAAGCTACGGCTCTCGCCGAGTCGTTCGGTTTTAAGAATTTAGTTAGACATACGTGCGCGTCCGCTTCAACGATGTTGTTTCCGGACGCGCACTACGAGATGGTCCGAGTCGGAATCTCTCTCTACGGACTTTGGCCGAGTATGCAAACTCGTTTGTCTTTGAACCTCACGGGAAATAAGAATTTTCTGTTGAGTCCCGTCTTATCTTGGAAAACAAGAATCGTTCATGTCCAAAGCCATCCGACGAATAGTTATATCGGGTATGGCTCCACGTTTCAAACTTCCTATCCCACAAAAGTCGCCGTCGTTCCGATCGGATATTACGAAGGAATCGACCGCAAACTCTCGAGCAACGGGGATATGCTCGTTCTCGGGAAAAGGGCGAGAATTTTAGGAAGGATTTGTATGAACATGACGATGCTCGACGTGACTCATATTCCGGGAGCGGAAGTCGGAAGTGTGGTTACCGTAATCGGGAGAGACAACGGGGAAACCGTAACCGCGGACGATATCGCGGATAAAACCAATACGATCAACTACGAGATAACGACTCGAATCAGCGAATCCATCCCCCGGATTGTTGTAGACTAG
- a CDS encoding DUF2505 family protein, with translation MKYKVVQQFPVPLKDLLKAREDRYKYLDKFPELKNVELLEEKKEGNMVYQKRKVKLAESMPKVLAALLSDPSLLENSTFNLDTNTHEFTLSPPGNENIVKISGVSVYKELGPNESERSYDVEVKSGVFLMGAAIEAVIEEVHKHSLDKDKNSISEFLNSYKS, from the coding sequence ATGAAATATAAGGTAGTTCAGCAATTCCCCGTACCGCTCAAGGATCTATTGAAGGCCAGAGAAGATCGTTATAAGTATTTGGATAAGTTTCCGGAACTCAAGAACGTGGAACTCTTGGAAGAAAAGAAAGAGGGGAACATGGTCTACCAAAAACGGAAGGTCAAACTCGCCGAATCCATGCCTAAGGTGCTCGCGGCTCTTCTCTCCGATCCTTCTTTATTAGAGAATTCTACATTCAATCTCGATACGAACACGCACGAGTTTACCCTTTCCCCTCCGGGAAACGAAAACATCGTCAAGATCAGCGGTGTTTCGGTTTATAAGGAGCTCGGACCGAACGAATCGGAAAGAAGTTACGATGTGGAAGTGAAGTCCGGAGTTTTTCTGATGGGAGCGGCGATCGAGGCCGTCATCGAAGAAGTGCACAAACATTCATTGGATAAGGATAAGAATTCCATTTCTGAATTCTTAAATTCTTATAAATCCTAA
- the pyrF gene encoding orotidine-5'-phosphate decarboxylase yields the protein MNFQSKFLTRSQSLKSLLCVGLDPDYCKLPETIKRGPEPLVHFCREIIDATAPYAVAYKPNIAFFEVFGSEGIRQFEKVIGHLKSNYPEIPIVADIKRGDLDNTARQYARYYFGDLQVDSLTLSPYMGLDSLRPFLEYQDHLVFWLCLTSNPDSSQFQKKHFSETGRTLYEEVAYVANSISPINLGFVVGATNPQELETLRKQNPDRIFLIPGFGAQGAKIEDLLPVCGINSLINSSRGIHFASSGLDFATRAGLEAEKIHKSMQAYFSRS from the coding sequence ATGAATTTTCAAAGTAAATTCCTGACCCGGAGCCAATCTCTCAAATCTCTTCTTTGTGTGGGACTTGATCCCGACTATTGCAAACTTCCCGAGACGATCAAACGTGGACCGGAACCTCTCGTACATTTTTGTCGCGAGATCATCGATGCTACGGCTCCCTACGCTGTCGCATACAAACCGAACATCGCATTCTTCGAGGTTTTTGGTTCGGAAGGAATCAGGCAGTTCGAAAAGGTGATCGGTCATCTCAAGAGCAATTATCCTGAAATTCCTATCGTAGCCGATATCAAACGTGGGGACTTGGACAATACGGCGCGACAATATGCGCGTTATTATTTCGGGGATCTGCAGGTCGACAGTCTTACACTTTCTCCATACATGGGACTCGATTCCCTTCGTCCTTTTTTAGAATATCAGGATCATCTTGTATTCTGGCTTTGTTTGACTTCCAATCCGGACTCGTCTCAGTTTCAAAAGAAACATTTTTCCGAAACGGGAAGAACTCTTTATGAAGAAGTGGCTTATGTTGCCAACTCGATCTCTCCGATCAACCTTGGCTTTGTAGTCGGCGCTACCAATCCTCAAGAACTCGAAACCCTCCGGAAGCAAAATCCGGATCGTATCTTCCTAATTCCGGGCTTTGGAGCGCAAGGCGCAAAAATCGAAGACTTACTTCCGGTCTGCGGAATCAATTCGCTTATCAATTCTTCTCGCGGAATTCACTTTGCGTCCAGCGGTTTGGATTTTGCGACACGGGCGGGACTGGAAGCGGAGAAAATTCACAAGTCGATGCAGGCTTATTTCTCCAGGTCCTAG
- the speE gene encoding polyamine aminopropyltransferase, with amino-acid sequence MELWLDEALELKNGRALKIKIKEFLHSRTTPFQKIDVFESEGFGRMFTLDGVVMMTEADEFAYHEMIVHVPMMSHPNPEKVLVIGGGDGGTVREVLKHPSVKEVHLCEIDKGVIDVCYEYFPEIANAMKDPRVKHAYEDGAKYVKDYQNYFDCIMVDSSDPVGPAEVLFKRPFYETMANCLKEGGICTTQGESFYYHGPIIRELFNFIPEIFNHCGYYFTVVPTYPSGIIGFTYCSKGPDPYTVVPDPKRVPQGLKYYSAEMHKAAFVLPQFAQKHIVRK; translated from the coding sequence ATGGAACTCTGGTTAGACGAAGCATTAGAACTTAAAAACGGACGCGCACTCAAGATCAAAATAAAGGAGTTCCTCCATTCCAGGACGACTCCTTTTCAGAAGATCGACGTATTTGAATCGGAAGGATTCGGAAGAATGTTCACTCTCGACGGAGTGGTCATGATGACCGAAGCAGACGAATTCGCGTATCACGAGATGATCGTTCACGTTCCTATGATGAGCCACCCGAACCCAGAAAAGGTTCTGGTGATCGGAGGAGGAGACGGAGGAACCGTTCGTGAGGTTCTCAAACATCCTTCCGTAAAAGAAGTTCATCTTTGTGAAATCGACAAGGGCGTAATCGACGTTTGTTACGAATACTTTCCCGAAATCGCAAATGCCATGAAGGATCCTCGCGTAAAACACGCGTATGAAGACGGCGCGAAATACGTGAAGGACTATCAGAATTACTTTGATTGTATCATGGTAGATTCTTCCGATCCGGTCGGTCCGGCGGAAGTCCTTTTCAAAAGACCTTTCTACGAAACGATGGCGAACTGCTTAAAAGAAGGCGGGATCTGCACGACTCAAGGGGAAAGTTTTTACTATCACGGTCCGATCATTCGTGAGCTTTTCAATTTCATTCCGGAAATTTTCAATCACTGTGGTTATTACTTCACCGTGGTACCGACGTATCCTTCCGGGATCATCGGGTTTACGTATTGTTCCAAAGGTCCGGACCCATACACTGTTGTTCCGGATCCCAAAAGAGTTCCTCAAGGATTGAAGTATTATTCTGCGGAAATGCATAAGGCGGCATTTGTGCTTCCTCAGTTTGCTCAGAAACATATCGTTCGTAAGTAA
- the speD gene encoding adenosylmethionine decarboxylase, with product MNALGKHVIAEFYDCDYETINNHELVEDIMLKSVDLSGATTIKSVFHRFSPYGVSGVVVVSESHFAIHTWPEYGYCAVDVFTCGDLIDNQAALDYLKEKFGSKSISVVEMKRGLLNLGVDLHHKPVGN from the coding sequence TTGAACGCATTGGGAAAACATGTGATCGCTGAGTTTTATGACTGCGATTACGAAACCATTAACAACCACGAATTAGTTGAGGACATCATGTTAAAGTCCGTTGACCTGTCAGGTGCCACGACGATTAAGTCGGTTTTTCATAGGTTCAGTCCGTATGGAGTGAGCGGCGTGGTTGTTGTTAGTGAGTCCCATTTCGCGATTCATACCTGGCCCGAATACGGTTATTGTGCCGTAGACGTGTTTACCTGTGGGGATCTCATTGATAACCAGGCCGCCCTGGATTATCTGAAAGAGAAATTCGGCTCGAAAAGCATTTCCGTTGTGGAAATGAAACGTGGTCTATTGAACTTAGGCGTAGACCTGCACCACAAGCCAGTTGGAAATTAA